The following are from one region of the Salvia hispanica cultivar TCC Black 2014 chromosome 1, UniMelb_Shisp_WGS_1.0, whole genome shotgun sequence genome:
- the LOC125218588 gene encoding putative disease resistance protein RGA3: MKGCELSSAERMEGEAAAAVLQVLVQNLIDQSKKEFSLVRGLEKEAKKLSESLDTIQKFLNDAEMRTIPGEAVKSWLKKLENVAFDADNVLDEFNYHLLCKQIKPIKPMKQKVWLKKVKQRLV, from the exons ATGAAAGGCTGTGAG TTATCATCAGCTGAAAGAATGGAGGGAGAAGCTGCCGCCGCCGTCCTTCAAGTTCTTGTTCAAAACCTCATCGACCAATCCAAGAAAGAGTTCTCACTTGTCCGAGGCCTcgaaaaagaagcaaaaaagCTAAGTGAGAGTCTGGACACGATCCAGAAATTCTTGAACGATGCCGAGATGCGTACCATCCCGGGCGAGGCTGTCAAAAGCTGGCTCAAGAAGCTTGAAAACGTGGCGTTCGATGCTGACAACGTGTTGGATGAGTTCAACTATCATCTCCTCTGCAAGCAAATCAAGCCCATCAAACCTATGAAACAAAAG GTTTGGTTGAAGAAGGTGAAGCAGAGACTTGTTTAA
- the LOC125218521 gene encoding putative disease resistance protein RGA3, with protein sequence MALRIQEINENLESIHKEGTGLGLREMPPTNVHTLRDVSRETDSFTLDPIFIGRDKEVSDIVEMLTACITSDERVSIISIVGMGGLGKTTLTRKVFHLLKQKNRFGSHIWVHVSQIFDPIVLLKKILKELTSSDQVEVESRQEILKKIQEALKDRSYLLILDDVWNEVRPTWEDFINSLLGATSTKGNAIVVTTRSMEVASTVSALYTHKLEGLSKKDCWSIIKERTFGKEEVPIGFEVIGTEIAEKCQGLPLAASVVSGILRDKKSEDEWHSIKENWHSSSEGDYITKILKLSFDNLSPPSLKKCFAYCSIFPKGRRFQKQELIEYWMAEGFLEADGNNDFEFVGENYFNILLDNSFLQISTRFKYWVDYVMHDLVHDLAYSILGGSNASDIFPVRYMFLEEKSKGVLEKNAKYLRTLLFMDSTYSNMFSKFKCLHVLTFGSSRIIELPSSIMKLIHLRVLNINESKVTCLPDWIGELVQLQTLRAKMYYVEEQLQLPSTLKYLINLRHLYVRENVDLPAEMGLLTSLQTLEYFRVGERSGFKIEELGSLDDLKGTLRIFELEKVGNKEEAEKANIHKKSKLLELNLMWNPNREGETRNEEDVLEGLQPHSNLKMLEIQGYKGKRFPLWTRKMEVEKVGLIEISLSYCSECEEIPMLGQLPNLKSLCLQGLSNVKSIHSSAHESQCIVFPALESLRMYSMPRLTEWVHTESVGVSGVKLFPRLEYLEIKRCNQLTNFPALFWSPLKKLTIEDIGSYRPLAGTFETELTLLTELHVIGINDLECLPSWLFESNPNISNLEIVGCPNLRGLPNGVCTINSLEKLIIRKCQNLEHMGVQQSQGSLTCLKELEIEDCNALLYLPCELLGSSLERLWLVNLSSPQNVPEIIDCLPKLARLTRLRILGVPQFSADNRSLELDFSMMGSMETVDGILQGCNIPIKDLKLKGRESWESLPKSIQSLTHLQELELKNFGMEELPDWLGNFSDLRELNIYNCKKLRRLPMDVIQSIAKLRYFRISNCPGVCFDISQWPYISHIAYIWIDGKRVVSKYDKAVRREEMWRNFMERKQRQNSYKPS encoded by the exons ATGGCTCTTAGGATCCAAGAAATCAATGAGAATTTGGAGTCAATTCACAAAGAGGGAACCGGGCTTGGCCTCAGAGAGATGCCTCCCACCAATGTGCACACTTTGCGTGATGTGTCTCGTGAAACTGACTCATTCACTCTTGATCCAATTTTTATTGGACGAGATAAGGAGGTGTCAGATATAGTTGAGATGCTTACCGCTTGTATCACATCTGACGAACGTGTTTCCATCATTTCCATTGTGGGAATGGGAGGATTAGGGAAGACAACTTTGACTAGGAAAGTTTTTCATCttctaaaacaaaagaatCGGTTTGGATCACATATTTGGGTGCatgtttctcaaatttttgatCCAATTGTTCTTCTCAAGAAAATTCTCAAAGAGTTGACTTCTTCTGATCAAGTTGAAGTTGAGAGTAGGCAAGAAATTCTCAAAAAGATCCAAGAAGCTTTGAAAGATAGGTCTTATCTTCTTATTCTTGATGATGTTTGGAATGAAGTTCGTCCTACATGGGAAGATTTTATCAATTCCTTGTTGGGCGCTACTTCTACTAAGGGTAATGCGATTGTTGTTACCACCAGAAGTATGGAGGTTGCTTCAACTGTGAGTGCACTTTATACTCATAAGCTTGAAGGATTATCAAAGAAAGATTGTTGGTCAATTATCAAAGAAAGAACCTTTGGAAAAGAGGAAGTTCCTATAGGATTTGAGGTCATTGGGACTGAGATTGCTGAAAAATGTCAAGGTTTGCCATTAGCTGCCAGCGTAGTCAGTGGAATACTACGCGATAAAAAATCTGAAGATGAATGGCACTCGATCAAAGAGAATTGGCATTCAAGCAGTGAAGGAGATTATATCACAAAGATATTGAAGTTGAGCTTTGATAATTTGTCTCCACCATCACTCAAGAAGTGTTTTGCATACTGTTCTATTTTTCCTAAAGGTCGCCGATTTCAAAAGCAGGAACTTATTGAGTATTGGATGGCAGAAGGATTTCTTGAAGCTGATGGAAATAATGACTTCGAATTTGTGGGAGAAAACTATTTCAATATACTTCTAGACAACTCTTTTCTGCAaatttcaacaagatttaAATACTGGGTGGATTATGTGATGCATGATCTTGTTCATGATCTTGCATATTCTATTTTAGGTGGTTCTAATGCATCTGACATTTTCCCAGTTCGATACATGTTCCTAGAAGAAAAGTCAAAGGgtgttttggaaaaaaatgcaaaatatttgCGAACATTATTGTTCATGGATAGCACTTATAGTAACATGTTCTCAAAGTTCAAATGTCTCCATGTTTTAACTTTTGGAAGTAGTAGAATTATTGAGTTGCCAAGTTCAATCATGAAGTTGATACATTTGAGAGTTCTTAATATCAACGAATCAAAAGTTACATGTCTTCCAGATTGGATTGGTGAACTGGTTCAGTTGCAAACATTGAGAGCAAAGATGTATTATGTAGAAGAGCAACTTCAACTTCCAAGCACTTTGAAGTACTTGATTAACTTAAGGCATCTCTATGTTAGGGAAAACGTAGATTTGCCTGCGGAGATGGGGCTATTAACTTCTCTCCAAACCCTAGAGTATTTTAGGGTGGGCGAGAGGAGTGGCTTCAAAATTGAAGAGCTTGGAAGTTTGGATGATCTCAAAGGAACATTGAGAATTTTTGAGCTGGAAAAGGTTGGTAACAAGGAAGAGGCTGAGAAAgcaaatatacataaaaagtCAAAGTTATTGGAGTTGAACTTGATGTGGAATCCGAATAGAGAAGGTGAAACTAGAAATGAAGAGGATGTGTTGGAAGGCCTTCAACCTCACTCAAATTTGAAGATGTTAGAGATTCAAGGATACAAGGGAAAAAGATTTCCATTATGGACTCGAAAGATGGAAGTTGAAAAAGTGGGTTTGattgagataagtctttcatACTGCTCAGAATGTGAAGAAATCCCAATGTTAGGGCAGTTGCCAAATCTCAAGTCTCTTTGTTTGCAAGGATTGAGTAATGTGAAGTCCATACATTCTTCTGCCCATGAATCTCAATGTATTGTTTTTCCAGCTCTTGAAAGCCTCCGAATGTATAGCATGCCTAGGCTGACAGAGTGGGTACACACAGAATCAGTGGGTGTAAGTGGTGTCAAGCTATTTCCTCGCCTCGAATACTTGGAGATCAAACGTTGCAACCAATTGACGAATTTTCCAGCTCTTTTCTGGTCGCCTCTCAAAAAGTTGACTATTGAAGACATTGGGAGCTACAGGCCTTTGGCAGGCACATTTGAAACTGAGTTGACGTTGCTAACAGAGCTTCATGTCATTGGTATAAATGATCTGGAATGCCTCCCAAGTTGGTTATTCGAGAGCAATCCCAATATATCGAATTTGGAGATAGTGGGATGCCCCAATTTGAGAGGACTACCAAATGGTGTGTGCAccatcaattctttggagaagtTGATTATAAGAAagtgtcaaaatttggaacaTATGGGCGTACAACAATCACAAGGAAGCCTCACATGTCTTAAAGAGTTGGAGATTGAGGACTGCAATGCTTTGCTGTATCTGCCATGTGAACTGCTAGGATCCTCGCTTGAGAGACTTTGGTTGGTGAATTTAAGTAGCCCACAGAATGTGCCTGAGATAATTGACTGTCTGCCGAAATTGGCCCGTCTAACAAGGTTGAGAATTCTTGGTGTTCCTCAATTTTCAGCTGATAACCGTAGCCTTGAATTAGATTTTAGTATGATGGGATCAATGGAGACTGTTGATGGCATATTGCAAGGATGCAACATCCCAATTAAGGATTTAAAATTGAAGGGGAGGGAAAGTTGGGAAAGTCTGCCGAAATCAATTCAATCTCTCACTCATCTGCAAGAATTAGAGTTGAAGAATTTTGGAATGGAAGAGTTACCTGATTGGTTGGGAAACTTCTCAGACCTACGGgagttgaatatatataattgcaaGAAGTTAAGGCGTCTGCCCATGGATGTGATACAGAGCATCGCTAAGTTAAGATACTTTCGTATTTCAAATTGCCCAGGAGTATGTTTTGACATTTCCCAATGGCCCTACATTTCCCATATCGCCTACATCTGGATTGATGGAAAAC GGGTGGTGTCAAAATATGATAAGGCAGTGCGCAGAGAGGAAATGTGGAGAAATTTCATGGAGCGAAAGCAAAGGCAAAATTCGTACA agccaagtTGA
- the LOC125218614 gene encoding stress-response A/B barrel domain-containing protein HS1-like, translating into MEIKHLVLVKFNDSVTEEQIEDCIKQYGKLVDLIPSIKAFKWGKEIGILNLNQDFTHVFELTFESVDDVVGFTTNPHHTDYSNVLMPLVEKFVLLDFQPTKV; encoded by the exons ATGGAGATAAAGCATTTAGTTCTTGTAAAGTTCAATGACAGTGTAACTGAGGAACAAATCGAAGATTGCATCAAACAATATGGCAAGCTTGTTGATCTCATTCCTTCAATCAAGGCCTTCAAATG GGGTAAAGAGATCGGCATCTTGAACCTAAATCAGGACTTCACGCATGTCTTTGAGTTGACATTTGAAAGTGTAGATGATGTTGTTGGCTTTACTACTAATCCACATCACACCGACTATTCAAATGTGTTGATGCCTCTTGTGGAGAAGTTCGTTCTACTTGATTTCCAGCCTACAAAAGTCTAA
- the LOC125218608 gene encoding stress-response A/B barrel domain-containing protein HS1-like: protein MAKGKGEVKHIFLAQFKEGITDEEKEECIKRFQSIVPHFPSLKTFKWGEELSIANFDQGFTHVFDLTFESVEGVAQYISHPEHVAYAEFFLPKLEKFVAVDYTPK, encoded by the exons atgGCAAAGGGAAAGGGAGAAGTGAAGCAC ATATTTCTTGCACAATTCAAAGAAGGCATAACCGatgaagagaaagaagaatgcATCAAACGGTTTCAAAGCATTGTCCCCCATTTCCCTTCATTGAAGACTTTTAAATG GGGTGAAGAGCTTAGCATTGCAAATTTTGATCAAGGTTTCACTCATGTCTTTGACTTAACATTTGAAAGTGTGGAAGGTGTTGCACAGTATATTTCCCATCCGGAGCACGTCGCTTACGCGGAGTTTTTTCTGCCTAAACTCGAGAAGTTCGTTGCAGTTGACTACACACCCAAATAA
- the LOC125218566 gene encoding TBC1 domain family member 22B-like — protein sequence MINPRGGEEDRNRETASSSSSNLDFRFSQTLRNVQGLLKGRSFPGKVSITRCSDPLDPSFLPSPLGDRRFADSDAGQVRQTDTLTEDKPQNRSGSNTVSFSDHTDTLNMGSRNIMIPNMGARATDSARLMKFAKELSDPTLAIEKLRELAWSGVPQYLRPTVWRLLLGYAPSNSDRREAVLRRKREEYLDCVALHYDIPDTERTEEEINMLRQISLDCPRTVPDVSFFQQEEVQKSLERILYTWAIRHPASGYVQGINDLATPFLVVFLSEYLEGYVETWSMTDLPPEKMLDVEADCYWCLTKLLDGMQDHYTFAQPGIQRLVFKLKELVARIDEPCSKHMEDQGLEFLQFAFRWFNCLLIREIPFDLVTRLWDTYLAEGDALPDFLVYIYASFLLTWSDTLQKLDFQEMVMFLQHLPTHNWNHLQLETVLSRAYMWYTMFNDSPRHLAC from the exons aTGATTAATCCCAGAGGTGGGGAAGAAGATCGCAACAGAGAAACcgcttcttcttcatcttctaaTTTGGATTTCAGATTCAGCCAAACGCTCAGGAACGTTCAAGG GTTACTCAAAGGTCGCAGTTTTCCTGGTAAAGTATCAATAACAAGGTGTTCGGATCCTCTTGACCCATCATTTTTGCCTTCACCACTAGGTGATAGGAGGTTCGCAGACAGTGATGCTGGCCAAGTGAGACAAACAGATACGTTGACTGAG GATAAACCCCAAAATCGCAGTGGTTCAAACACTGTTTCATTTAGTGACCATACAGACACTTTGAATATGGGTAGCAGAAACATAATGATTCCGAACATGGGTGCAAGAGCTACGGATTCTGCAAGGCTGATGAAGTTTGCTAAGGAATTATCTGACCCGACGTTAGCCATAG AAAAACTCCGTGAACTAGCATGGAGCGGTGTGCCCCAGTATCTGCGTCCTACTGTATGGCGGCTTCTCTTG GGATATGCGCCTTCTAATTCAGATAGAAGGGAAGCCGTGCTGAGAAGAAAGCGGGAGGAGTATCTTGATTGTGTCGCCCTACATTATGATATTCCAGATACAGAGCGCACGGAGGAAGAGATCAACATGCTTCGTCAG ATTTCTCTCGATTGTCCCAGAACTGTTCCTGATGTCTCTTTCTTTCAACAAGAAGAAGTCCAAAAGTCACTCGAGCGAATACTTTATACATG GGCTATACGACATCCAGCTAGCGGTTATGTGCAGGGAATAAATGACCTCGCGACTCCCTTTTtggttgtttttctttctgaATACTTAGAGGGATATGTCGAGACATGGTCAATGACTGATCTACCTCCCGAGAAAATGTTGGACGTAGAAGCCGACTGTTACTGGTGTTTAACAAAGTTGCTTGATGGTATGCAAGATCATTACACGTTTGCCCAGCCTGGGATTCAGCGACTTGTGTTCAAACTAAAGGAGTTGGTTGCAAGAATCGATG AACCTTGTTCAAAGCACATGGAGGACCAGGGGCTcgaatttcttcaatttgcTTTCCGATGGTTCAATTGCCTACTTATACGTGAG ATTCCATTTGATCTCGTTACTCGCTTGTGGGACACTTATCTCGCTGAAGGGGACGCCTTGCCAGATTTTCTCGTATACATTTACGCCAGCTTTCTTCTAACA TGGTCGGATACTCTACAGAAGCTCGATTTTCAGGAGATGGTGATGTTTCTTCAGCACCTCCCGACTCATAACTGGAACCATCTCCAGCTGGAGACGGTGCTTTCGCGGGCTTATATGTGGTACACCATGTTCAACGACTCTCCAAGACATTTAGCTTgctga
- the LOC125206382 gene encoding non-specific lipid-transfer protein 2-like — MGQICCYRKNAIITKIEAAIGCGTVVSYLNPCLPYVTNRGPLGGCCGGVKGLYGAAKTTPDRQAVCTCLKSLAASYSGVNLSKAAGLPGQCGVSIPYKISPSTDCSKVK, encoded by the exons ATGGGCCAAATCTGTTGCTAc AGAAAAAATGCCATAATAACTAAGATCGAGGCCGCGATCGGGTGCGGCACTGTGGTTTCATACCTCAACCCATGCCTCCCCTATGTGACGAATAGGGGCCCACTTGGGGGGTGCTGCGGCGGCGTAAAGGGTCTTTACGGCGCTGCCAAGACGACCCCGGACAGGCAGGCCGTCTGCACCTGCCTGAAATCCCTGGCCGCCTCATACTCCGGAGTCAACCTTAGCAAGGCCGCTGGCCTCCCCGGCCAGTGCGGTGTCAGCATTCCGTACAAGATCAGCCCCTCCACTGACTGCTCCAA GGTGAAGTGA